The DNA sequence GCCGACCAGCACGTCAGCGTCCTCCTCGTCGAGGATGTCGGCCAGGCGGCGGGCGGCCTCGTCGACGTCCGCGCCGTGGAACGAGCCGTCGGCGCCGTTCTGGTCCCAGCCGCGCATGCCGGAGTCGGCGTAGCCGAGCCAGGCGACGCGCTGCACCCCGAGTGCGGCCGCCGAGGCCAGCGCCTCGCGGCGGCGCCAGTCGACGAGGGTCTCGCCCTCGGGCAGCCCGGACGCCGGGAGCTCGCCGTGGTCGCCGTTCGTGGCGAACACGGCGACGACGCGGCTGCCCTCGGCGACGGCGCGGGCCATCGAGCCGGAGGTCTGCGAGGCCTCGTCGTCGGGGTGGGCGTGGAGGAAGACGATCGTGGGCACCGCGTCATTCTGCCTGCCGCCGCTGATGTCCTCGCCACCGGATTTCCGCGAACGGGCAGCGGCCCGCCTGCCGTCCGCCGGTCGACGCCGCAGCGACGGATCGGCCGTCGAGGGCGAGACTGGCACCGTGACCGACTACGCCGCCCTCGTCGCCCGCCTCGACCTCGAGACCAAGGTGCGCCTCCTCACCGGGGCCACCTCCTTCACCCTCCACGGCGAGGAGTCGATCGGGCTGGCCCCGATGGCCTTCTCCGACGGCCCGACCGGGGTCCGCGGGCTGAAGTTCACCGGCGGCGAGGAGGTCGCGCTCGTCCCCACCGCCACGCTGCTGTCGGGCGCCTGGAACGAGGACACCGCCCGCGAGGTCGGCGAGCTGCTCGCCGAGGAGGCCGAGCGCCAGCAGATCCACGTCGTGCTCGGGCCGACCATCAACCTGCACCGCACGCCGCTCGGCGGGCGGCTCTTCGAGGCGTACTCGGAGGACCCGCTGCTCACGGGCCGCCTCGCCGCGGCATACGTCAAGGGCCTGCAGGACAAGGGGATCGGCGCCTGCCCCAAGCACCTCGTGGCCAACGAGTCGGAGACGCTGCGCAACTACATGAACTCGGTGGTGAGCGAGGAGGCGCTGCGCGAGGTCTACCTGCTGCCGTTCGAGATCACGGTCGACGACGCGAACCCGTGGTCGATCATGGCGGCCTACAACGACGTCAACGGCGTCGCCGCCACCGAGCAGGACCACGTCAACAACGAGGTGGTCAAGGGCGAGTGGGGCTGGGACGGGCTGCTCATGTCCGACTGGTTCGCGACCAAGACGTCCGCGCCCGCCGCGCTGGGCGGCCTGGACCTCGTCATGCCCGGCCCGGACGGGCCGTGGGGCGAGGAGCTGGTGGCGGACGTGCGCTCCGGCGCGGTGCCCGAGTCGGTGGTGGACGAGCACGTCGTGCGCCTGCTGCGGCTCGCCGAGCGCGTCGGTGCGCTGGGCGCACCGCAGGACCGGCGGACCTGGCCCACCGACTCGCCCGCCCCGGACTCCCCGCAGCGCCGCGCCCAGCTGCGCCGCCTGGCCACCGACGGGATGGTGGTGCTGCGCAACGAGGACGGCGTCCTCCCGCTGTCGGGCGAGCAGAGCGTCGCCCTCCTCGGACGGCACGCGGTCGACACCGTGTGCATGGGCGGCGGCTCGGCGCAGGTGAACCCGCCGCACCAGGTCTCGATCGCCGAGGGGATGCACGCGGTGCTGGGCGACCGCCTCACCGTCGTCGACGGCGTCGAGGTCCGCGAGCGCGCGCTGCCCGCACCGACCGAGACGATCCGCGACCCGAGGACCGGCACGCCCGGCCTGCACGTCGAGCACGTGGACGCCGACGGCACGGTCATGCTGGCCGAGCACAGCGACTCCAGCTCGGTGACGACCGGCTGGGACGACACCCTGCCCCGCCCGACCGAGCAGCTGCGGCTGTCGGCCGAGCTCGTCGCCGGCGGTCCGGTGCGCCTCGGCGCCAGCGGCACCGGTCGCTGGCAGCTGCTCGTCGATGGCACCGAGGTGGGCTCCGCCGACCTCGCCGCCGAGGGCGCCGACCCGGGTGAGTCCATGCTCAAGCCGCCGGTCTGGACCACCGACCTGGACCTGCCCGCCGGCACCATCGTCGAGGCCGTCCTGACCGTCGTGCGGTCCGAGCCGCAGCCCGGCCCCGACGGGAAGATGAGCACCCTGTCGCACGCCATCGCCTCGGGCATGGGCATCAAGTCGCTCGTGGTCGCGCCGGTGCCGGCGCCGGCCGACGAGGTCATCGCCGCGGCGGTCGAGGCGGCCCGCGCGGCCGACGTCGCGGTCGTCGTCGTCGGACTCACGCCCGAGCAGGAGACCGAGGCCACCGACAAGACCACGCTCGCGCTGCCCGGTCGCCAGGACGACCTCGTCGCCGCCGTCGCCGCGGCCGCCCGCCGCACCGTGGTGGTCGTCAACGCCGCCACCCCGGTGCTCATGCCGTGGGCGCAGGACGTCGACGCGGTGCTCGTCGTCGGGCTCCCCGGGCAGGAGGGCGGCCACGCGGTGGCGGACGCCCTGCTCGGGATACGCGAGCCCGCCGGGCGGTTGGTCACCTCGTGGCCGGCTGCCGACGGCGCCGCGCCCGCTTGGGACGTCGAGCCCACCGACCTGCGGCTCGAGTACACCGACGGCACCTTCGTCGGGTACCGCGGCTTCCACGCCGGACGTGCGCCGGCGCCTGCCCACTGGCTGGGTGCGGGCGAGGGCTACGGCTCCTGGGAGTATGCCGACGCCCGCCTCGCCGGGACCGGCGCCGGGTCCGCTGGTGGGGCCGGTGTGCCCGGCGCAGCCGATGGGGCCGGGGCCGGTGACGATTCCGGCGCCACCACGCCGACCGTGGAGGTGACCGTGCGCAACACCTCGACGCGGGAGTCCCGCGAGGTCGTGCAGGTCTACTTCCAGCCCGCCGAGGAGGACCAGCCGGTCCGGCTCGTGGGCTGGACCGGGGTCAGCGTCCCGACCGGCACCGAGACGACCGTCGAGGTCGCGACCGAGCCGCGGCTGTGGCGCCGCTGGGACACCGATGCCGGTGCCTGGGCGACCCTCTCGGGCGCGGGCGAGCTGCTCGTCGCCCGGGGGCTGGGGGACGTGCGCCACCGCATCCCGCTGGGGTGAGCCCACGGCATACGCTGGCCGACGTCCCCGCCACCGTCCGGGCGCGCTGGGGCCGCTCCTGACGTCCGCGGGGTCCGGGCGATCAGAGTGAGGCGCCCCCGCAGACCTGCCAGTGCTGGCCGGTCACCATGGCACCGTCCGGTCCGAGCAGGTGTGCCACCAGCGCGGCGACCTCCTCGGGCTCGACCAGCCGGCCGAGCGGCGGGACCGCGACGGGGGTGGCCGATCGACGTGGGTCCTGGAGCATCGCCGTCCGGGTGGGGCCGGGCTCGACGACGTTGACGGTCACCCGGCGCGGCGCGAGCTCCTGCGCCCACGAGCGGGCGAGGCCGCGCAGCGCGGCCTTGCTCGCGGCATACAGGCTCTTGCCCGCCACCCCGGCTGCGGTGCGGCTGCCGACGAGGACGATCCGTCCGCCGTCGTCGAGGCGGTCGACGAGCGCGTGTGCGAGGGTCGTCGCGGCGCCGACGTGCACGTCGTACATGCGGCGCCCGGACTCCGGGTCGAGGTCGGCCAAGGTCCCGCTCTCCTGGAACCCGGCGGCGTGGACGAGCGCCCGCACCGAGGCCAGGTCGGCGGTCACGGCAGCCGGTGCCGCAGGGTCCGACAGGTCGCACGGTCGCCAGTCCAGGCCCTCGAGGCCCGGGTCCCGCCGGGACAACCCGACGACGCGCCAGCCGTCGGCGAGGAGGCGGACGGCGACCGCCCGGCCGATGCCCGAGCTCGCGCCCGTGACGACGGCGGTGCCGGCAGCGCCGGCCCCGGCGGTGCTCGCGCCGGCGCTGCGGGCGCCGGTGCTCCTGGCGCCGCTCACGCCCTGTCGGCGGCCGTCTCGCCGGCGCCGGGCACCTGGCCGGCCGGGACGCGGACGTAGCGGATCGCCTTGCGGTGGTGGGTGAAGGCGACGTGCACGGTCCCGTCGGGCCCCTCGACCACCGAGGGGTAGCTGAGCTCGCGGTTGAGGCCGTCGCGGGAGTTGTTCGACAGCGCGTAGCCGTCGCCATCGGCGAGCACCCGCCGCCAGGGCCAGGTCAGGCCGTCGTCCCCCGAGACCGCGAGCGTGAGCGGCGCGCGGGGCGCCCCCCAGAAGGCGACCCGCGGAGCCCCGTCGCCGTGCGTGGGGCCGTCCGCGTGCCGCGGTCCGGTCCCTCCCGACACGCCCTCCGCGACCGGGACCACCTCGGGCGCCGCACCCTCGGCGATGCCGTCGTCGTCGATCTCGTCGTAGAGCGAGGCCCGGCGGGCGGTCGCGTCGAGGCGGCTCGACTCGTTGAGCACCATGGCCGTCCGGCCACCGGCGAGGCGGACCGCCTGGATCGAGGAGTTGTTGTTGGGCAGCTCGACGGGGACAGGCGCGCTCCAGGCGCAGCCGTCCGGCGAGGTGCTGCGGCGGACGTGGTCGGCCCAGCGGCTGCGGTAGTACGCCGTCCACGCCCC is a window from the Phycicoccus sp. M110.8 genome containing:
- a CDS encoding glycoside hydrolase family 3 protein — encoded protein: MTDYAALVARLDLETKVRLLTGATSFTLHGEESIGLAPMAFSDGPTGVRGLKFTGGEEVALVPTATLLSGAWNEDTAREVGELLAEEAERQQIHVVLGPTINLHRTPLGGRLFEAYSEDPLLTGRLAAAYVKGLQDKGIGACPKHLVANESETLRNYMNSVVSEEALREVYLLPFEITVDDANPWSIMAAYNDVNGVAATEQDHVNNEVVKGEWGWDGLLMSDWFATKTSAPAALGGLDLVMPGPDGPWGEELVADVRSGAVPESVVDEHVVRLLRLAERVGALGAPQDRRTWPTDSPAPDSPQRRAQLRRLATDGMVVLRNEDGVLPLSGEQSVALLGRHAVDTVCMGGGSAQVNPPHQVSIAEGMHAVLGDRLTVVDGVEVRERALPAPTETIRDPRTGTPGLHVEHVDADGTVMLAEHSDSSSVTTGWDDTLPRPTEQLRLSAELVAGGPVRLGASGTGRWQLLVDGTEVGSADLAAEGADPGESMLKPPVWTTDLDLPAGTIVEAVLTVVRSEPQPGPDGKMSTLSHAIASGMGIKSLVVAPVPAPADEVIAAAVEAARAADVAVVVVGLTPEQETEATDKTTLALPGRQDDLVAAVAAAARRTVVVVNAATPVLMPWAQDVDAVLVVGLPGQEGGHAVADALLGIREPAGRLVTSWPAADGAAPAWDVEPTDLRLEYTDGTFVGYRGFHAGRAPAPAHWLGAGEGYGSWEYADARLAGTGAGSAGGAGVPGAADGAGAGDDSGATTPTVEVTVRNTSTRESREVVQVYFQPAEEDQPVRLVGWTGVSVPTGTETTVEVATEPRLWRRWDTDAGAWATLSGAGELLVARGLGDVRHRIPLG
- a CDS encoding SDR family oxidoreductase, producing the protein MSGARSTGARSAGASTAGAGAAGTAVVTGASSGIGRAVAVRLLADGWRVVGLSRRDPGLEGLDWRPCDLSDPAAPAAVTADLASVRALVHAAGFQESGTLADLDPESGRRMYDVHVGAATTLAHALVDRLDDGGRIVLVGSRTAAGVAGKSLYAASKAALRGLARSWAQELAPRRVTVNVVEPGPTRTAMLQDPRRSATPVAVPPLGRLVEPEEVAALVAHLLGPDGAMVTGQHWQVCGGASL